The Mammaliicoccus sciuri genome window below encodes:
- a CDS encoding amino acid permease: protein MENHELQRSMSNRHIQLIAIGGAIGTGLFLGAGKSISLAGPSILLVYIIIGFFLFIMMRALGELLLSNSNYNSFIDIAEHYLGPLFGFLTGWTYWFCWVATGIADITAVAKYIQFWYPDVPAYVSAIATVVILLGLNLMTVKLFGEVEFWFALIKIIAIILLIVIGLWMIFNGFKSSTGIQSGFHNLYSHNGFFPNGTMGFLLAFQMAVFSFVGIELVGVTARETKDPEKNLPKAVNSIGIRILIFYVLSLLIIMSITPWNKIDPAESPFVNLFVLAGIPAAAGIVNFVVLTSAASAANSGLFSNSRMVYGLGQTGHAPEGLSKTNKRGVPYPALIFSGVVLFFAAILNYFIPDDVFTLVTTLATIFFIFIWSIILICYIKFRREDKSLHEKSKFKNPFGVIGSYLALIFFVFVLVILFFANDTRTALMYSPLWIILLLVVYYLNQRKQSTSNE from the coding sequence ATGGAAAATCATGAGTTACAAAGAAGTATGTCTAACCGGCATATTCAGTTAATTGCTATTGGTGGCGCGATTGGTACCGGTCTTTTTCTTGGGGCTGGTAAGAGTATTTCACTAGCGGGTCCATCTATTTTATTAGTTTATATTATTATTGGTTTTTTCTTATTTATTATGATGAGAGCTTTAGGGGAATTATTACTTTCAAATAGTAACTACAATTCTTTCATTGATATTGCTGAACATTACTTAGGTCCTTTATTCGGGTTTTTAACTGGATGGACGTATTGGTTTTGTTGGGTTGCAACGGGAATAGCGGATATTACGGCTGTGGCTAAGTATATTCAGTTTTGGTATCCTGATGTTCCTGCATATGTTTCTGCAATTGCGACTGTTGTTATACTCTTAGGTTTAAATCTTATGACTGTAAAATTATTTGGTGAGGTCGAATTTTGGTTCGCACTTATTAAAATTATCGCCATTATATTATTAATTGTCATTGGTTTATGGATGATATTTAATGGCTTTAAATCTAGCACTGGTATTCAATCTGGATTTCATAATTTATATAGCCATAATGGTTTCTTCCCAAATGGTACTATGGGCTTCTTACTGGCATTTCAAATGGCGGTATTTAGCTTTGTAGGAATTGAACTTGTAGGTGTTACAGCTCGTGAAACGAAAGATCCTGAAAAGAATTTACCTAAAGCGGTTAATTCTATCGGTATTCGTATTTTAATTTTCTATGTATTAAGTTTATTAATCATTATGAGTATTACACCATGGAATAAAATTGATCCTGCTGAAAGTCCTTTTGTTAATTTATTTGTATTAGCTGGTATTCCAGCTGCTGCAGGTATTGTTAACTTTGTTGTGTTAACTTCAGCTGCAAGTGCTGCAAACAGTGGATTATTCAGTAATAGTCGTATGGTTTATGGTTTAGGTCAAACGGGTCATGCGCCTGAAGGGTTAAGCAAGACAAATAAACGTGGTGTCCCTTATCCGGCATTGATATTCTCAGGTGTTGTATTATTCTTCGCTGCGATATTAAATTATTTTATACCAGATGACGTATTTACACTCGTTACGACATTAGCTACGATATTCTTTATTTTTATTTGGTCTATCATTTTAATTTGTTATATCAAATTTAGAAGAGAAGACAAATCTTTACACGAAAAATCTAAATTCAAAAATCCATTCGGTGTGATTGGATCATATCTTGCATTAATATTCTTTGTATTTGTATTAGTTATTTTGTTCTTTGCAAATGATACACGTACAGCACTAATGTACTCACCTTTATGGATTATACTATTGCTTGTAGTTTATTATTTGAATCAACGCAAGCAATCTACTTCAAATGAATAA